Proteins encoded by one window of Halomonas sp. SH5A2:
- a CDS encoding MFS transporter: MIEANTRAWWRATFALCLGSFLVFINLYAPQPLLPGLKETYGVSTLVVSLLMSVSTLSLALALLVFGPLSDAIGREAIMRITLLLAGGCSLALAFAPNFESLLVLRLVQGFVLGGLPAVAIAWMGDEFDKPALLGAVGLYIGANSLGGISGRVVGGAAADIGGPTAAFLTVGVLTLVGCAVFWRLLPNSQAFRPQRFQLRIALGDLAGHLRNPVLLAAYALGGINFLIFINQYSYITFRLADAPYQLAASSLGLVFLTYLGGTVGSTLSGRLAQRFSPAACMSVGVAILMLGTAITLADSLLLIILGLTVNAFGFFLAHSLASSWVGRYAQGARGSASALYLVFYYVGASLGGFWLEPFWQWAGWQGVALGSWLLLSVTLAVALGLWRFERRAT, from the coding sequence ATGATCGAAGCCAACACCCGCGCCTGGTGGCGCGCGACCTTTGCCCTGTGCCTGGGCTCCTTCCTGGTATTCATCAATCTTTATGCCCCGCAGCCGCTGCTGCCGGGGCTTAAAGAGACCTACGGCGTGTCTACCCTGGTGGTCAGTCTGCTGATGTCGGTGTCGACGCTGTCATTGGCCTTGGCGCTGCTGGTATTCGGGCCGTTGTCCGACGCTATCGGCCGCGAAGCCATCATGCGCATTACCTTGCTGTTGGCCGGTGGTTGCTCGCTGGCGTTGGCCTTTGCGCCCAATTTTGAAAGCCTGCTGGTGCTGCGGCTGGTGCAAGGTTTTGTGCTGGGTGGCCTGCCGGCGGTGGCGATTGCCTGGATGGGCGATGAGTTCGATAAACCGGCGCTACTGGGTGCGGTGGGGCTGTATATTGGCGCCAATTCGCTGGGCGGCATCAGTGGGCGTGTGGTGGGCGGCGCGGCGGCGGATATCGGCGGACCAACGGCGGCGTTTTTAACCGTGGGCGTGCTGACGCTGGTGGGCTGCGCGGTGTTCTGGCGGCTGCTGCCAAACAGCCAGGCGTTTCGCCCGCAGCGCTTTCAGCTGCGCATCGCGCTGGGTGATCTGGCCGGGCACTTGCGCAACCCTGTTCTGCTCGCTGCCTATGCATTGGGCGGCATCAACTTCCTGATCTTTATCAACCAGTACAGCTACATCACCTTCCGCCTGGCTGATGCGCCCTATCAATTGGCGGCGAGCAGCCTGGGGCTGGTGTTTCTTACCTATCTGGGGGGTACCGTTGGTTCGACGCTTTCAGGGCGGCTGGCCCAGCGCTTCTCGCCGGCGGCCTGCATGAGCGTGGGCGTGGCGATTCTGATGCTGGGCACGGCGATCACGCTGGCGGATTCTCTCTTGTTGATTATCCTTGGCCTGACCGTCAACGCCTTCGGGTTCTTTCTGGCCCATTCGCTGGCCTCGAGCTGGGTGGGGCGCTACGCCCAGGGCGCCCGGGGCAGCGCTTCGGCGCTGTATCTGGTGTTCTATTACGTGGGGGCTAGCCTTGGCGGGTTCTGGCTGGAGCCGTTCTGGCAGTGGGCGGGCTGGCAGGGCGTAGCGCTGGGCTCGTGGCTGTTGCTTAGCGTGACGCTGGCCGTGGCGCTGGGGTTGTGGCGTTTTGAGCGCCGTGCTACCTAG
- a CDS encoding ABC transporter ATP-binding protein, producing MLSAHRLQHAFAHQRAVLDNVSLSLEAGEWVGLSGNSGEGKSTFGQLLAGHLTPQSGTIEVDGEPLPQNGLQPVQWLPQSPELSVNPRWRVKRILEEAWTPPAALRDAFGIEPAWLNRYPSALSGGELQRVCVLRALAPGVRYLVADEISSMLDPLTQLALWQALRQVADERQLGVLVISHDAALLERLCPRRLTLSDAQLRPSR from the coding sequence TTGCTTAGCGCCCACCGTTTACAGCATGCGTTTGCCCACCAGAGGGCCGTGCTGGATAACGTGTCACTGTCTCTGGAGGCGGGCGAGTGGGTAGGGCTTAGCGGCAATTCCGGCGAAGGCAAGTCGACCTTCGGCCAACTGCTGGCGGGGCATCTCACGCCCCAGTCGGGAACGATAGAAGTGGACGGTGAACCGCTGCCGCAAAACGGATTGCAGCCCGTGCAGTGGCTGCCCCAGTCGCCAGAACTTTCGGTCAACCCGCGCTGGCGGGTCAAGCGCATTCTCGAGGAAGCCTGGACACCCCCGGCGGCATTGCGTGACGCCTTCGGGATCGAACCTGCCTGGTTGAACCGCTACCCCAGCGCGCTTTCCGGCGGCGAACTGCAGCGCGTCTGTGTGCTGCGCGCCCTGGCCCCCGGCGTGCGCTACCTGGTGGCCGATGAAATCTCAAGCATGCTAGACCCCCTCACCCAGCTTGCCCTGTGGCAAGCGCTGCGCCAGGTGGCGGATGAGCGCCAGCTTGGCGTGCTGGTGATCAGCCACGACGCGGCCTTGCTTGAACGCCTGTGCCCGCGGCGGTTAACGCTCAGCGATGCGCAGTTGCGCCCCTCTAGGTAG
- a CDS encoding ATP-binding cassette domain-containing protein: MLSIEHLSLQLPYYATWWRRRWAEVLSDVSLELHPGEVHAVVGASGAGKSLLAHALLGLLPEPKRQTGRLTFQNQPLTAVRQRQLRGRELALIPQSLDALDPLVRSQRQVSWAAHRAGRARSDAWQAAGQALTHYQLDERGRQAFPHELSGGMARRVLTAMAHVSRAQLIIADEPSVGLDPRQRDRVLDALAVLAREGKAVLLITHDLRHALPIAQRVTLMRQGRCVETAPASAFQGDGDTLTTGYAQALWQALPDNHFGVAPTAQAQDVA, from the coding sequence ATGCTGTCCATTGAACACCTGAGCCTGCAACTGCCGTATTACGCCACCTGGTGGCGACGCCGCTGGGCCGAGGTGTTGAGCGACGTTTCGCTCGAGCTTCACCCCGGCGAGGTTCACGCTGTGGTGGGTGCCTCGGGAGCGGGCAAGAGTCTGCTGGCCCATGCACTGCTGGGCCTGCTACCCGAGCCCAAGCGCCAAACCGGCCGCCTGACCTTCCAAAACCAGCCGCTGACTGCCGTTCGCCAGCGCCAGCTTCGCGGACGTGAACTGGCCTTGATTCCCCAGTCGCTCGATGCGCTCGACCCCCTGGTCCGCAGCCAGCGACAGGTCAGCTGGGCGGCCCACCGCGCAGGTCGCGCCAGGTCCGACGCCTGGCAGGCAGCCGGGCAAGCGCTCACTCACTACCAACTGGACGAACGCGGCCGGCAGGCCTTCCCGCATGAGCTTTCCGGCGGCATGGCGCGGCGGGTACTCACTGCCATGGCCCACGTGAGCCGCGCGCAGTTGATCATCGCTGACGAACCCAGCGTCGGCCTCGACCCACGCCAGCGTGACCGGGTGCTTGACGCCCTGGCAGTACTTGCCCGCGAAGGCAAGGCGGTGTTGCTGATTACCCACGACCTGCGCCACGCCCTGCCCATTGCCCAGCGTGTCACGCTGATGCGCCAGGGGCGCTGTGTCGAAACCGCCCCCGCCAGCGCTTTCCAGGGCGACGGTGACACCTTGACCACCGGCTACGCCCAGGCGCTATGGCAGGCGCTACCCGACAACCACTTTGGCGTGGCACCCACCGCACAGGCCCAAGACGTTGCTTAG
- a CDS encoding ABC transporter permease — translation MSRAQPRRDALWVGTAIALLLVALLSSRWLLGDTPGQMHFDTRLAPPSLDHWLGTDALGRDLWARTLAGLSLSIGVGSLAALFGTLIALGMALLAMLGPRLDALVGLVIDTLLSVPHLILLLLIAFALGGGTQAVIIAVAVTHWPRLARLLRAELLQLRHAPYIAMSRALGKSRGFVMVYHYLPQVLPQCVVGALLLFPHAILHEAALTFLGVGLDPSQPAIGLLLADAMRYLSSGIWWLGVFPGLGLLLVVLSLERLASQWRHAL, via the coding sequence ATGAGCCGCGCGCAACCGCGACGCGATGCGCTTTGGGTCGGTACCGCCATCGCCTTGCTGCTCGTCGCGCTACTCAGCAGCCGCTGGTTGCTCGGCGACACCCCAGGCCAGATGCACTTTGACACCCGCCTCGCGCCTCCCAGCCTGGACCATTGGCTCGGCACCGATGCGCTGGGCCGCGACCTCTGGGCGCGCACCCTGGCAGGGCTGAGTCTGAGCATCGGCGTCGGCAGCCTGGCAGCACTGTTTGGCACGCTCATCGCGCTGGGCATGGCGCTGCTGGCCATGCTGGGCCCACGCTTAGACGCACTGGTTGGCCTGGTGATCGATACGCTGCTCAGCGTGCCGCATTTGATTCTGTTACTGCTGATTGCCTTCGCGCTCGGCGGTGGCACCCAGGCGGTAATTATCGCCGTGGCGGTTACCCACTGGCCCCGCCTTGCAAGGTTACTGCGCGCCGAACTCCTCCAGCTTCGCCATGCCCCGTATATCGCCATGTCCAGGGCGCTCGGCAAGTCACGAGGCTTTGTGATGGTCTACCACTACCTGCCCCAGGTGCTGCCCCAATGCGTGGTCGGCGCCTTGCTGCTGTTCCCGCACGCCATTTTGCACGAAGCCGCGCTGACCTTTTTAGGCGTCGGGCTAGACCCGAGCCAACCCGCGATTGGCCTGCTGCTTGCTGATGCCATGCGCTACTTGAGCAGCGGCATCTGGTGGCTCGGGGTATTTCCCGGGCTTGGGCTGTTGCTGGTGGTACTCAGCCTCGAACGCCTGGCCAGCCAATGGCGTCATGCGCTTTAG
- a CDS encoding ABC transporter permease yields the protein MQLIATVAVRLLRLALVLACVAVVSFGLMMLSPIDPIDAYLGPQMAQVSPEQRDLIAERWGFDEPPVVQFGHWLGQLIQGDLGVSHVYNQPVSEVIGQRFQRSIVLLGSAWLLTTLVGFALGVIAGAKEASLLDRIISTYAYLTASTPAFWLAMLLLLLFSVYLGWTPVCCAGPTGTLSQDVSMATRLHHLILPVATLALVGIANITLHTRTRMLALMNSNIATHAFAQGASRWDIAWRHGIRHASLPALTLSLASLGELFGGSVLVEQVFAYPGLGQATVAAGLRSDVPLLLGIALFTALFVSVGNLLADTLYALIDPRMQKEAP from the coding sequence GTGCAACTGATCGCGACCGTCGCTGTTCGTCTGCTGCGCCTTGCGCTGGTACTGGCGTGCGTCGCGGTGGTGTCGTTTGGCTTGATGATGCTGTCACCCATCGACCCGATTGACGCCTACCTGGGGCCGCAAATGGCCCAGGTAAGCCCGGAGCAGCGCGACCTGATCGCCGAGCGCTGGGGGTTCGACGAGCCGCCCGTGGTTCAGTTTGGTCACTGGCTGGGCCAGCTCATTCAGGGCGACCTGGGGGTTAGCCATGTGTACAACCAGCCGGTAAGCGAGGTCATCGGCCAACGCTTTCAGCGATCCATCGTGTTGCTGGGCAGCGCCTGGTTACTCACCACGCTGGTGGGCTTTGCCCTCGGGGTGATCGCCGGGGCAAAAGAAGCCAGCCTGCTGGATAGAATCATCAGCACCTACGCCTACTTGACGGCCTCGACGCCCGCCTTCTGGCTGGCCATGCTACTGCTGCTGTTATTTTCGGTTTACCTGGGCTGGACCCCGGTGTGCTGCGCAGGCCCTACCGGCACCCTAAGCCAGGATGTCAGCATGGCCACCCGGCTTCATCATCTGATCCTGCCCGTGGCGACACTCGCACTGGTCGGCATCGCCAATATTACCCTGCACACCCGCACGCGCATGCTCGCGCTGATGAACTCCAACATCGCCACCCACGCCTTTGCACAAGGCGCTAGCCGTTGGGATATCGCCTGGCGGCACGGCATCCGCCACGCCAGCCTGCCCGCGCTGACGCTTTCACTGGCCTCGCTGGGGGAGCTGTTTGGCGGCTCGGTTCTTGTCGAGCAGGTGTTTGCCTACCCCGGCCTTGGTCAGGCAACGGTCGCTGCCGGGCTACGCAGCGATGTGCCCCTGCTGTTGGGCATCGCGCTGTTTACCGCGCTGTTCGTGAGCGTGGGCAATTTGCTTGCCGATACCCTCTACGCGCTGATTGACCCGCGCATGCAAAAGGAGGCGCCATGA
- a CDS encoding ABC transporter substrate-binding protein, with the protein MALDSRTILLGLALSCVTLANAAEAKDQLVMAIGGEPEQGFDPLLGWGQYGNPLFQSTLLSRDTDLEPQPQVATDWSLSDDRLTWTLTLRDDVRFADGTRLTANDVAFTFNAAAEAGGRADLSVLQNAEAVDSQTVTLTLREPRITFIDQLMTLGIVPSATRDNGYDDDYGRAPLGSGPYQLVEWQEGEQLIVERNPHFYGPTPPFERLVFLFTGEDTTLNAVRAGDVDLAALPPALASEIPSDMQRVVMESVDNRGILFPMQPDEGKTADNGAPIGNDVTADIAIRQAINLALDRDTLVDVALEGYGRPAFGPADGLPWSDPDETLAAPDLERAIQRLEDAGWRQRDDGLREKDGQTARFRLTYPAGDTTRQRLAEISAQMVRPLGIVMQPTARHWDEIQREALHQDAVVMGFGSHSPQEIYYLFHSAHSGNGFYNSGFYTNPTVDDHLDNAQRAASAEQANHHWRNAQWEGDTGYGVRGDTTWAWMVNLQHIYAADSCLDVGTLGVAPHGHGWPITANLLDWRWTCN; encoded by the coding sequence ATGGCGCTCGACTCACGAACGATTCTACTCGGCTTGGCGCTCAGTTGCGTCACGCTGGCGAATGCCGCCGAAGCCAAGGACCAACTCGTGATGGCCATCGGCGGTGAGCCGGAACAGGGTTTCGACCCGCTGCTCGGCTGGGGGCAGTACGGCAACCCGCTCTTTCAATCGACGCTGCTTTCACGAGACACCGACCTTGAGCCTCAGCCGCAGGTCGCCACCGACTGGTCGCTCTCTGACGATCGCCTCACCTGGACGCTGACGCTGCGCGACGACGTACGCTTTGCCGATGGCACCCGGCTCACCGCTAACGATGTCGCTTTCACCTTCAATGCCGCCGCCGAAGCGGGCGGTCGCGCCGACCTGAGCGTGCTGCAAAACGCCGAGGCCGTCGACTCACAAACTGTCACCCTCACCCTGCGCGAGCCGCGCATCACCTTTATCGACCAGTTGATGACCTTAGGGATTGTCCCCAGTGCCACGCGCGATAATGGCTACGACGATGACTACGGCCGTGCCCCGCTGGGTTCCGGTCCCTATCAGCTGGTGGAATGGCAGGAAGGCGAGCAGTTGATCGTCGAGCGTAACCCGCACTTTTACGGCCCCACCCCGCCGTTTGAGCGGCTGGTTTTCTTGTTCACCGGTGAGGATACCACCCTTAACGCCGTGCGCGCAGGCGACGTCGACCTGGCCGCCCTGCCCCCGGCGCTTGCCAGCGAAATCCCGTCAGACATGCAGCGCGTGGTAATGGAAAGCGTCGACAACCGCGGCATCCTGTTTCCCATGCAGCCCGATGAAGGCAAAACCGCCGACAACGGCGCACCGATTGGCAACGATGTCACCGCCGATATCGCCATCCGCCAGGCGATCAACCTGGCGCTCGACCGCGACACCCTGGTAGACGTCGCGCTGGAAGGCTACGGCCGCCCGGCGTTCGGCCCCGCCGACGGCCTGCCGTGGAGCGACCCCGACGAAACCCTGGCGGCCCCGGACCTTGAGCGCGCCATCCAGCGCCTGGAAGACGCCGGATGGCGGCAGCGCGACGATGGCCTGCGCGAAAAAGACGGTCAAACCGCCCGCTTCCGGCTGACCTACCCGGCAGGCGACACCACCCGGCAACGGCTGGCCGAAATCAGCGCGCAGATGGTCCGCCCGCTGGGTATCGTCATGCAGCCCACCGCTCGCCACTGGGATGAGATACAGCGCGAAGCGCTCCACCAGGACGCGGTGGTGATGGGGTTTGGAAGCCACAGTCCCCAGGAGATCTATTACCTGTTCCATAGCGCGCATAGCGGCAACGGCTTTTACAACAGCGGCTTTTACACCAACCCCACCGTAGACGACCACCTCGACAACGCCCAGCGAGCCGCCAGCGCCGAACAAGCCAACCACCACTGGCGCAATGCCCAGTGGGAAGGCGACACCGGCTATGGCGTACGCGGCGATACGACCTGGGCGTGGATGGTCAATCTGCAACACATCTACGCCGCCGACAGCTGCCTGGATGTAGGCACTCTGGGCGTTGCCCCCCACGGCCACGGCTGGCCGATTACCGCTAACCTGCTGGACTGGCGCTGGACGTGCAACTGA
- the nikR gene encoding nickel-responsive transcriptional regulator NikR, protein MQRVTVTLDEELLADVDELIQERGYQNRSEAIRDLTRSGLQQVREEAAPQAPCMGALVYVYDHAARELSKRLTRHSHAHHDLTLSTLHVHLNEQSCMEVALLKGQSDQLKQFADEVTSSRSVRHGRLVLIPEE, encoded by the coding sequence ATGCAGCGAGTAACGGTCACGCTTGATGAGGAGTTGCTGGCGGATGTGGATGAACTGATCCAGGAGCGCGGTTACCAGAACCGTTCCGAGGCGATCCGCGATTTAACCCGCAGCGGACTTCAGCAGGTACGCGAGGAAGCTGCACCGCAGGCGCCGTGCATGGGCGCGCTGGTGTATGTCTATGACCATGCGGCCAGGGAGCTTTCCAAACGACTGACGCGCCATTCCCACGCCCATCATGATCTCACGCTTTCGACGCTACACGTCCACTTGAACGAGCAAAGCTGCATGGAAGTCGCGCTGCTCAAGGGCCAAAGCGACCAGTTGAAACAGTTCGCCGACGAGGTCACCTCGTCGCGCAGCGTCCGCCACGGTCGCCTGGTGCTGATTCCTGAGGAGTGA
- a CDS encoding FKBP-type peptidyl-prolyl cis-trans isomerase: MQIAQNSVVAFHYTLTNDAGEVLDSSEGREPLTYLHGSGNIIPGLEKELEGHAAGEKLNVQVAPEEGYGEIQEQLMQEVPRDAFQGVESVEPGMQFQAQTQGGPLMVTVKKVEGDTVVVDGNHPLAGQHLNFDVEIAEVREASEEEVEHGHVHGEGDEEQH; encoded by the coding sequence ATGCAAATTGCGCAAAACTCGGTTGTCGCGTTCCACTACACCCTGACCAACGATGCAGGTGAAGTGCTAGACAGTTCCGAAGGCCGCGAGCCCCTCACCTACCTCCACGGTTCAGGCAACATCATTCCTGGCCTGGAAAAAGAGCTGGAAGGACACGCTGCAGGCGAAAAGCTGAACGTCCAGGTTGCCCCGGAAGAGGGTTACGGCGAGATTCAGGAACAGCTGATGCAGGAAGTTCCGCGCGATGCGTTCCAGGGCGTTGAAAGCGTTGAGCCGGGCATGCAGTTCCAAGCCCAGACTCAAGGCGGCCCGTTGATGGTCACCGTGAAGAAAGTCGAAGGCGACACAGTCGTTGTTGACGGCAACCATCCGCTAGCCGGTCAGCACCTCAACTTTGACGTTGAAATCGCCGAAGTACGCGAAGCCAGCGAAGAAGAAGTTGAACACGGCCATGTACACGGCGAAGGCGACGAAGAGCAGCACTAA
- a CDS encoding glycine zipper 2TM domain-containing protein — MKHLLPIAALSLLTLAGCANTAGYSGDVYSGNQAKTSQNVRIGTIAAVRPVQIQADSRTGGLLGGGGGAIIGGLLGNQVGGGSGRQLATVAGALGGSIAGTAAEDRANRIDALEMEIRLEDGTDVVVVQRADRQFQPGQKVRLIGNGANASVAPY, encoded by the coding sequence ATGAAACATTTACTCCCTATCGCCGCACTCAGCCTTCTTACTCTTGCTGGCTGTGCCAACACTGCGGGCTACTCGGGCGATGTCTATAGCGGCAACCAGGCCAAGACCTCTCAAAACGTGAGAATCGGCACGATTGCCGCGGTACGCCCGGTTCAAATTCAGGCGGATAGCCGCACCGGCGGCCTGCTGGGCGGCGGCGGCGGCGCGATTATCGGCGGCCTACTGGGTAACCAGGTGGGTGGCGGCTCCGGGCGTCAACTGGCCACCGTCGCCGGTGCGCTGGGTGGGTCCATTGCCGGTACCGCTGCTGAAGACCGCGCTAACCGCATTGATGCCCTGGAAATGGAAATCCGCCTGGAAGACGGTACTGACGTCGTTGTCGTTCAGCGTGCCGACCGCCAGTTCCAGCCGGGTCAGAAAGTTCGCCTGATCGGCAACGGTGCCAACGCGAGTGTCGCCCCCTACTGA
- a CDS encoding isocitrate lyase, whose translation MTGLLEEIKALAQLREAQGGKWDNIKPEYAARMRAQNRFHTGLDIARYTAKIMREDMAAYDADTSKYTQSLGCWHGFIGQQKMLSIKKHFGTTKRSYLYLSGWMVAALRSEFGPLPDQSMHEKTSVANLIEELYTFLKQADSWELNHLFRALDDAKEAGDKAKEQELISQIDNHETHVVPIIADIDAGFGNAEATYLLAKKFIEAGACCIQLENQVSDEKQCGHQDGKVTVPHEDFIAKINAVRYAFLELGVEEGVIVARTDSLGAGLTQKIAVTNEPGDLGDQYNSFLDGDVIENASDINNGDVVIKQNGKLVKPKRLASGLYQFKPGTGEDRVVLDCITSLQNGADLLWIETEKPHVGQIAAMVNRIREVCPDAKLVYNNSPSFNWTLNFRQQVFDAWEKEGKDVSAYERDKLMGIEYDNTELGQLADEWTRNFQRDGAREAGIFHHLITLPTYHTAALSTDNLAKGYFGDDGMLAYVKKVQREEIRQGIATVKHQDMAGSNIGDDHKEFFQGEAALKAGGKDNTMNQFG comes from the coding sequence ATGACTGGACTGCTCGAAGAGATCAAGGCACTGGCCCAACTACGCGAAGCACAAGGCGGCAAGTGGGATAACATCAAACCCGAATACGCCGCACGCATGCGTGCTCAGAACCGCTTCCATACCGGGTTGGATATCGCCAGGTACACCGCCAAAATCATGCGCGAAGACATGGCCGCCTACGATGCCGACACCAGCAAGTACACCCAGTCGCTGGGTTGCTGGCACGGCTTTATCGGCCAGCAGAAAATGCTTTCCATCAAGAAGCATTTCGGTACCACCAAGCGTAGCTACCTCTACCTATCGGGCTGGATGGTCGCCGCGCTGCGCTCTGAGTTCGGCCCACTGCCTGACCAGTCCATGCATGAAAAGACCTCGGTCGCCAACCTGATCGAAGAGCTCTACACCTTCCTCAAACAGGCCGACTCATGGGAGCTTAACCACCTTTTCCGCGCCCTGGACGACGCCAAAGAGGCAGGCGACAAGGCTAAAGAGCAGGAACTGATCAGCCAGATCGACAACCACGAGACCCACGTGGTGCCGATCATCGCCGACATCGACGCCGGTTTTGGTAACGCTGAAGCCACTTACCTGCTGGCCAAGAAATTCATCGAAGCGGGTGCCTGCTGTATCCAGCTTGAAAACCAGGTATCCGACGAGAAGCAGTGCGGCCACCAGGACGGTAAGGTCACCGTGCCCCACGAAGACTTTATCGCCAAAATCAATGCCGTACGCTACGCCTTCCTGGAACTGGGCGTTGAAGAAGGCGTGATCGTGGCACGTACCGACTCGCTGGGCGCGGGCCTGACCCAGAAGATCGCCGTAACCAACGAGCCGGGCGACCTGGGCGACCAGTACAACAGCTTCCTCGACGGCGATGTGATCGAAAACGCCAGCGACATCAACAACGGCGACGTGGTCATCAAGCAGAACGGCAAGCTGGTCAAACCCAAGCGTCTTGCCTCCGGCCTCTACCAGTTCAAGCCGGGAACCGGCGAGGACCGTGTGGTGCTCGACTGCATCACCAGCCTGCAAAATGGTGCCGATCTGCTTTGGATCGAGACCGAAAAACCCCACGTCGGCCAGATCGCCGCCATGGTCAACCGTATCCGCGAAGTCTGCCCGGATGCCAAGCTGGTCTACAACAACTCGCCGTCGTTCAACTGGACGCTCAACTTCCGTCAGCAAGTGTTCGATGCCTGGGAAAAAGAAGGCAAGGACGTTTCGGCCTACGAGCGCGACAAGCTGATGGGTATCGAGTACGACAACACCGAACTTGGCCAACTGGCCGACGAGTGGACGCGTAACTTCCAGCGCGACGGCGCACGTGAGGCGGGTATCTTCCATCACCTGATCACCCTGCCCACTTACCACACGGCGGCGCTGTCCACCGACAACCTGGCCAAGGGCTACTTCGGCGACGACGGCATGCTGGCTTACGTCAAGAAAGTCCAGCGCGAGGAAATTCGCCAGGGCATCGCCACCGTCAAGCACCAGGACATGGCAGGCTCGAACATCGGCGATGACCACAAGGAGTTCTTCCAAGGTGAAGCCGCGCTGAAAGCCGGCGGCAAAGACAACACCATGAACCAGTTTGGCTGA
- a CDS encoding GNAT family N-acetyltransferase, producing MTTKNNMPSDSLPVTLQEGDWQALGDIASHIRRVVFIDEQQVPQDEEWDGQDPACHHLLAYLDGNPVGTARLLPDGHIGRVAVLAEARGIGIGGQLMAAAIAAAQRVGHHQVALSSQVHALAFYERLGFVAHGEVFMDAGIPHREMTLTFN from the coding sequence ATGACGACGAAGAATAATATGCCCAGCGACAGCCTACCGGTCACTCTTCAAGAAGGCGACTGGCAAGCGCTGGGCGACATCGCAAGCCATATTCGTCGTGTGGTGTTCATTGACGAGCAACAAGTGCCCCAGGACGAAGAATGGGACGGCCAGGACCCCGCCTGCCATCATTTACTGGCCTACCTGGACGGCAACCCGGTGGGCACCGCACGGCTACTGCCCGATGGCCATATCGGCCGCGTGGCAGTGCTTGCCGAGGCGCGCGGAATCGGCATTGGCGGCCAGTTGATGGCCGCCGCTATCGCCGCCGCCCAGCGCGTCGGCCACCACCAGGTAGCCCTTAGTTCACAGGTCCATGCGCTGGCATTTTACGAACGGCTTGGCTTTGTCGCCCATGGCGAGGTTTTCATGGATGCTGGCATCCCCCACCGCGAGATGACCCTCACTTTCAACTGA
- a CDS encoding cupin domain-containing protein, whose protein sequence is MQPSDKPLTLLGDLTPAEFLATYWQQKPLLIRGAIPDYISPIEPDELAGLACEPGIEARLVEEEGPDGAWQVSHGPFDEATFERLPDGHWSLLVQAVDHYLPSVAALLDEFDFLPRWRLDDIMVSYAPPGGSVGPHVDQYDVFLFQASGQRRWQLGGKTSDDAPIVQGIDLRILETFEVEEDSDWVLEPGDMLYLPPGWAHHGVSQTDDCITMSVGFRAPSADEAVTSYADYRGEQLPASLRYSDAGRVPAAHSGELDDVSVERMRQLILSTLDNPQQIAQWFGRAMTQPKYVDQVVPLDTPMDESSLVAQLQEDGPLYHMPGSRFAWRTENGATTLFVDGEGYPCTEALAQRLSSTAPLHEDVLELPDAKALITQLVNAGSLSWLQDDDDDEE, encoded by the coding sequence ATGCAACCTTCTGATAAGCCACTGACCCTGCTCGGCGATTTGACCCCGGCGGAATTTCTGGCGACCTACTGGCAACAAAAGCCGCTACTGATTCGCGGGGCGATACCCGACTACATCAGTCCCATCGAGCCCGATGAGCTCGCAGGGCTTGCCTGCGAACCGGGCATCGAGGCCCGCCTGGTAGAAGAAGAAGGCCCGGATGGCGCATGGCAGGTATCCCACGGGCCTTTTGACGAAGCCACCTTCGAGCGTCTGCCCGATGGCCACTGGAGCCTGCTGGTACAGGCCGTAGATCACTATCTACCCTCGGTGGCCGCCCTGCTGGATGAATTCGACTTTCTGCCCCGCTGGCGGTTGGACGACATCATGGTCAGCTACGCACCGCCTGGCGGCAGCGTCGGCCCCCACGTCGACCAGTACGACGTTTTCCTGTTTCAAGCCAGCGGCCAGCGTCGTTGGCAACTGGGTGGCAAGACCAGCGACGACGCACCGATTGTTCAGGGCATTGACCTGCGTATTCTGGAAACCTTCGAAGTTGAAGAAGACTCCGATTGGGTGCTGGAGCCTGGCGACATGCTCTACTTGCCACCGGGCTGGGCCCACCACGGGGTTAGCCAGACCGACGACTGCATCACCATGTCGGTGGGCTTCCGGGCGCCATCGGCGGATGAAGCGGTCACCTCCTACGCCGATTACCGGGGTGAACAGCTGCCCGCCTCGCTGCGCTACAGCGATGCCGGGCGCGTCCCTGCGGCTCACAGTGGCGAGCTGGACGATGTCTCGGTGGAGCGCATGCGCCAATTGATCCTGTCGACACTGGATAACCCCCAGCAAATCGCCCAGTGGTTCGGCCGCGCGATGACCCAGCCCAAGTACGTCGACCAGGTAGTGCCGCTGGATACGCCGATGGACGAGTCAAGTCTTGTCGCTCAGCTACAGGAAGATGGCCCGCTCTATCATATGCCCGGCTCGCGTTTTGCCTGGCGCACCGAGAATGGCGCCACCACGCTGTTCGTCGACGGCGAAGGCTACCCCTGCACAGAAGCGCTCGCCCAGCGGCTGTCATCTACGGCACCGCTGCATGAGGACGTACTGGAACTACCGGATGCCAAAGCGCTTATCACCCAGCTAGTTAACGCGGGCAGCCTGAGCTGGTTACAGGACGACGATGACGACGAAGAATAA